Proteins from a single region of Syngnathus typhle isolate RoL2023-S1 ecotype Sweden linkage group LG10, RoL_Styp_1.0, whole genome shotgun sequence:
- the cacng8b gene encoding voltage-dependent calcium channel gamma-4 subunit: protein MVCEKGIQILLTTVGAFAAFGLMTVAIGTDYWLYSRALICNSTANVTQDDPHNKDKKDPGALTHSGLWRICCLEGVKRGVCSQINHFPEDADFDHDGAEYVLRVVRASNIFPILSAILLLLGGVCIAASRFYRSKRNIILGAGILFVAAGLSNIIGVIVYISAALGDISPKKDEDKKWQYSYGWSFYFGGLSFIMAEMVGVLAVNIYIEKNKELRCRSRTDIFKSTTHAMLRLPSYRFRRRSRSSSRSTDPSRSRDPSPVGGGVGKNFGLPPSALLSQGPISVSTLPNPHSRSHTALAGGDISLYTLSRDPKLGGLAPMYGTVDRATLYQLHNCFPKDGGGGGMMSGTLPSLKSHNPSNSSNSNVPMPNSVGSGPPPFTSSTVDRERGMGTLDRLKGDRESNSNTLNRKTTPV, encoded by the exons ATGGTGTGTGAGAAGGGGATCCAGATCCTCCTCACCACCGTGGGGGCGTTCGCCGCCTTCGGCCTGATGACGGTGGCCATAGGGACGGACTACTGGCTGTACTCCCGCGCCCTCATCTGCAACAGTACAGCCAACGTCACGCAGGACGACCCTCATAACAAGGACAAGAAGGACCCGGGGGCGCTCACCCACTCGGGACTCTGGAGGATATGCTGCCTGGAAG GAGTGAAGCGAGGAGTGTGTTCTCAGATCAACCACTTCCCGGAGGACGCGGACTTTGACCATGACGGGGCCGAGTACGTCCTAC GCGTGGTGAGGGCTTCCAACATCTTCCCCATCCTCAGCGCCATCTTGCTGCTATTGGGAGGCGTGTGCATTGCTGCTAGCCGTTTCTATCGGAGCAAACGCAACATTATCCTGGGAGCGGGGATTCTCTTTGTGGCTGCAG GTCTGAGCAACATCATCGGCGTGATCGTGTACATCTCGGCGGCGCTGGGCGACATCTCCCCCAAGAAGGATGAGGACAAGAAGTGGCAGTACTCGTATGGTTGGTCCTTCTACTTTGGCGGGCTGTCCTTCATCATGGCCGAGATGGTGGGCGTGCTGGCGGTCAACATTTACATCGAGAAGAACAAGGAGCTGCGCTGCCGCTCGCGCACCGACATCTTCAAGAGCACCACGCACGCCATGCTGCGCCTCCCCAGCTACCGCTTCCGCCGTCGCTCCCGCTCCTCATCGCGCTCCACCGACCCCTCTCGCTCCCGAGACCCTTCGCCGGTGGGCGGCGGTGTGGGGAAGAACTTCGGCCTGCCCCCATCGGCGCTGCTCTCCCAGGGCCCCATCTCCGTGTCCACGCTGCCCAACCCGCACTCGCGCTCCCACACGGCGCTGGCCGGAGGCGACATCTCACTCTACACGCTGTCCCGCGACCCCAAACTGGGTGGCTTGGCGCCCATGTATGGCACAGTGGACCGCGCCACACTCTACCAGCTTCACAACTGCTTCCCCAAGGACGGCGGCGGGGGCGGCATGATGAGTGGCACGCTGCCCTCGCTCAAGTCCCACAACCCTTCCAACTCCTCCAACTCCAACGTGCCAATGCCCAACTCGGTGGGCTCCGGACCGCCCCCCTTCACTTCGTCCACGGTGGACAGGGAGCGAGGAATGGGTACTCTGGACAGGCTGAAGGGAGACAGAGAGAGCAACTCCAACACCCTCAATCGGAAGACCACACCTGTGTAA
- the cacng6b gene encoding voltage-dependent calcium channel gamma-6 subunit isoform X1, whose product MWNNFFVPQDDEGRMGAAGSGQGGGLAALKGGRAQRRTQKMSDSQDGKIKLVFLVCAVGVMLTVLGVVTEFWVELAQPKNFAGNQTCQMAHYGLWKACVHTLWVADVDPERASCGPAELPGESNCTYFKFFTSGENAVVFKKTTTKNLNLAAAIFALLSLTMMVTGSICIIMTLSKGVVFFLKPASFCFILSGVLVLVSVLMFHQSVLALLSSDHSVPLHHQLSWSAACAGSAGAVLIFGGVLFLILSLPVTSWQKCVQHNSAT is encoded by the exons ATGTGGAACAACTTCTTCGTGCCCCAGGACGATGAGGGCCGCATGGGGGCGGCGGGCAGTGGCCAAGGCGGCGGACTTGCTGCCCTGAAGGGCGGACGAGCCCAGAGGCGGACCCAAAAGATGAGCGACAGCCAGGACGGCAAGATCAAGCTGGTCTTCCTGGTGTGTGCAGTGGGCGTGATGCTCACCGTGCTGGGCGTGGTCACTGAATTTTGGGTGGAGCTGGCGCAGCCCAAGAACTTTGCCGGCAACCAGACGTGCCAGATGGCGCACTATGGTCTGTGGAAGGCCTGCGTGCACACCCTGTGGGTGGCTGACGTGGACCCCGAGAGGGCCAGCTGCGGTCCGGCTGAACTACCCGGAG AATCCAACTGCACCTACTTTAAATTCTTCACCTCGGGGGAAAACGCCGTCGTGTTCAAGAAGACGACAACCAAGA ACTTGAACCTGGCGGCTGCCATTTTTGCTCTTCTCAGTCTGACAATGATGGTGACGGGCTCCATCTGCATCATCATGACGCTCAGCAAAGGCGTGGTATTCTTCCTTAAGCCAGCCTCTTTCTGCTTCATACTCTCAG GTGTCCTGGTCCTGGTCTCGGTCCTGATGTTTCACCAGTCCGTGCTGGCCTTGCTGTCCAGCGACCACTCCGTCCCGCTGCACCACCAGCTGTCCTGGTCGGCGGCCTGTGCCGGCTCGGCGGGCGCTGTCCTCATTTTCGGAGGCGTCCTTTTCCTCATCCTTTCGCTTCCCGTCACTTCGTGGCAGAAGTGCGTCCAGCACAACAGCGCCACCTAG
- the cacng6b gene encoding voltage-dependent calcium channel gamma-6 subunit isoform X2, with the protein MGAAGSGQGGGLAALKGGRAQRRTQKMSDSQDGKIKLVFLVCAVGVMLTVLGVVTEFWVELAQPKNFAGNQTCQMAHYGLWKACVHTLWVADVDPERASCGPAELPGESNCTYFKFFTSGENAVVFKKTTTKNLNLAAAIFALLSLTMMVTGSICIIMTLSKGVVFFLKPASFCFILSGVLVLVSVLMFHQSVLALLSSDHSVPLHHQLSWSAACAGSAGAVLIFGGVLFLILSLPVTSWQKCVQHNSAT; encoded by the exons ATGGGGGCGGCGGGCAGTGGCCAAGGCGGCGGACTTGCTGCCCTGAAGGGCGGACGAGCCCAGAGGCGGACCCAAAAGATGAGCGACAGCCAGGACGGCAAGATCAAGCTGGTCTTCCTGGTGTGTGCAGTGGGCGTGATGCTCACCGTGCTGGGCGTGGTCACTGAATTTTGGGTGGAGCTGGCGCAGCCCAAGAACTTTGCCGGCAACCAGACGTGCCAGATGGCGCACTATGGTCTGTGGAAGGCCTGCGTGCACACCCTGTGGGTGGCTGACGTGGACCCCGAGAGGGCCAGCTGCGGTCCGGCTGAACTACCCGGAG AATCCAACTGCACCTACTTTAAATTCTTCACCTCGGGGGAAAACGCCGTCGTGTTCAAGAAGACGACAACCAAGA ACTTGAACCTGGCGGCTGCCATTTTTGCTCTTCTCAGTCTGACAATGATGGTGACGGGCTCCATCTGCATCATCATGACGCTCAGCAAAGGCGTGGTATTCTTCCTTAAGCCAGCCTCTTTCTGCTTCATACTCTCAG GTGTCCTGGTCCTGGTCTCGGTCCTGATGTTTCACCAGTCCGTGCTGGCCTTGCTGTCCAGCGACCACTCCGTCCCGCTGCACCACCAGCTGTCCTGGTCGGCGGCCTGTGCCGGCTCGGCGGGCGCTGTCCTCATTTTCGGAGGCGTCCTTTTCCTCATCCTTTCGCTTCCCGTCACTTCGTGGCAGAAGTGCGTCCAGCACAACAGCGCCACCTAG